A stretch of the Streptomyces venezuelae genome encodes the following:
- a CDS encoding GNAT family N-acetyltransferase, producing MTEFEISGASAADMALIRDWADEEGWNPGDTDRFAFAVADPEGFLVGRLDGEPVACISAVRYGAGFGFIGFYIARPTFRGQGYGIRMWRAGMERLDGRLVGLDGVVEQQDNYRTSGFRSAWTNMRYEGVPEGAGDESGADRGAGGGVEVVDAASLPFARLAAYDRRFFPEARDAFLAAWTGLPGRTGLAALRDGRIEGLGVIRPSSGAARIGPLYAATPAVAAALIRGLAGRVPGGAVALDVPGANPAAEPLMAELGLAPTFETARMYTGPAPEADLAGLYGVTSLELG from the coding sequence ATGACGGAATTCGAGATCTCCGGCGCGAGCGCCGCCGACATGGCACTGATCCGGGACTGGGCCGATGAGGAGGGCTGGAACCCGGGGGACACCGACCGGTTCGCGTTCGCCGTCGCCGATCCGGAGGGGTTCCTGGTCGGGCGGCTCGACGGCGAGCCGGTGGCCTGTATCTCCGCCGTCCGCTACGGCGCCGGTTTCGGCTTCATCGGCTTCTACATCGCCCGGCCCACGTTCCGCGGCCAGGGGTACGGGATCCGGATGTGGCGGGCCGGCATGGAACGGCTGGACGGCCGGCTCGTCGGCCTCGACGGGGTGGTCGAGCAGCAGGACAACTACCGCACGTCCGGGTTCCGTTCGGCCTGGACCAATATGCGGTACGAGGGCGTGCCGGAGGGCGCCGGCGACGAGTCCGGTGCCGACCGCGGCGCCGGTGGCGGTGTCGAGGTGGTGGATGCCGCCTCGCTGCCCTTCGCCCGACTCGCCGCGTACGACCGCCGGTTCTTCCCGGAGGCGCGCGATGCCTTCCTCGCCGCCTGGACCGGGCTGCCCGGCCGGACCGGGCTGGCGGCCCTCCGCGACGGCCGGATCGAAGGCCTCGGGGTGATCCGTCCGAGCAGCGGGGCTGCCCGGATCGGACCCCTGTACGCCGCCACGCCCGCCGTCGCGGCGGCGCTCATCCGGGGCCTGGCCGGCCGGGTGCCCGGCGGGGCCGTGGCCCTGGACGTGCCCGGTGCCAATCCGGCCGCCGAACCGCTGATGGCCGAGCTCGGCCTGGCCCCGACCTTCGAGACGGCCCGGATGTACACCGGGCCCGCACCCGAGGCGGACCTGGCCGGGCTCTACGGGGTGACCAGTCTCGAACTGGGCTGA
- a CDS encoding subtilase-type protease inhibitor: MRSIARSLGLSSAAMALTAVTALAAAGPAGAAPAGTESLYAPSALVLSLSAGEDPAYGTVLRAVTLSCMPGPSGTHPDPAGACAELRAEEGEFAAITEGGQEIACTREWDPMSVTAAGVWEGQLVTFEHTFANPCAFRNGSGVLFGF; the protein is encoded by the coding sequence ATGCGATCCATCGCACGCAGTCTGGGGCTTTCGTCCGCCGCCATGGCACTCACCGCGGTCACCGCGCTGGCCGCGGCCGGACCGGCCGGCGCGGCACCGGCCGGCACCGAGAGCCTCTACGCGCCGTCCGCGCTGGTGCTCTCCCTCAGCGCCGGCGAGGACCCGGCGTACGGGACGGTGCTGCGGGCGGTCACCCTCTCCTGCATGCCCGGCCCGTCCGGCACGCACCCGGACCCGGCCGGCGCCTGCGCCGAATTACGCGCGGAGGAGGGCGAGTTCGCGGCGATAACCGAAGGCGGCCAGGAGATCGCGTGTACCCGGGAGTGGGACCCGATGTCGGTGACCGCGGCCGGGGTCTGGGAGGGCCAACTGGTCACCTTCGAGCACACCTTCGCCAATCCGTGCGCATTCCGGAACGGCAGCGGCGTGCTGTTCGGCTTCTGA
- a CDS encoding Crp/Fnr family transcriptional regulator codes for MSTPSPTRIAAVLSAEHRHRLMNLAREVNFPEGARIFDEGAPAESFWIVRSGTVTLELPVPGRRPAAIESLGPGELVGWSWLFPPYVWQLGAEAMTPVRAYEFDGATVRMQMDADPAFGSALGHWVGRVLAHRLHQTRTRLLDLSIPRTSPVL; via the coding sequence GTGAGCACACCTTCCCCCACCCGCATCGCCGCCGTCCTGTCGGCCGAGCACCGCCACCGGCTGATGAACCTCGCCCGCGAGGTGAACTTTCCCGAAGGCGCCCGGATCTTCGACGAAGGGGCCCCGGCCGAATCCTTCTGGATCGTGCGGTCGGGCACGGTCACCCTGGAGCTGCCGGTTCCGGGCCGCCGTCCGGCCGCCATCGAGAGCCTCGGACCGGGTGAGCTGGTCGGCTGGTCCTGGCTGTTCCCGCCGTACGTCTGGCAGCTCGGCGCGGAGGCGATGACCCCGGTCCGGGCGTACGAGTTCGACGGGGCGACCGTACGCATGCAGATGGACGCCGACCCCGCCTTCGGCTCCGCCCTCGGGCACTGGGTCGGCCGGGTGCTCGCCCACCGGCTGCACCAGACCCGGACCCGGCTGCTGGACCTGTCCATACCGCGGACCAGCCCGGTCCTCTGA
- a CDS encoding DNRLRE domain-containing protein: MRRRSRWLTTALALSVTAAGAGLGPGLVPEAAAITPPVAFTADPLPTWQPNGVVWALAEAGGTVFAGGTFSAVRPPDGAGGAAQQALNFTALDAGTGAPTACKLSFTIGSGTATVRALALSPDQKTLYAGGYFGAVNGTPVSSLAAIDVATCTPKASFRPAFAATVRALAVTGDTVYAGGDFLTVAGQPRHRFAAVATADGALRPFTANADEPGRAVEVTPDGSKVLLGGDFFTVNGTNTHALAVVDATSGSLTKTYPGFIETNSVVKDIATDATGFYTANEGTGGGVFDGRIALNLADFNQRWRDTCLGATQAVLPHRTVLYSASHAHDCSSVGEFPDGRRYHLLAQPTTGVGKLGWAPDTNDGIGEGIGPRVMSVGSKGGVEYLWVGGEFTTVNGAAQQSLTRFASTGDTGAPTTPVASAVSFRPGQVQVRWRTSLDLDDSRLTYRIFRNGAATPVGTVTADSLFFLRPQASWTDTTVAAGQTYTYRVTATDAAGNTSALSGTAAVTVPTVPEAYPDRVRSDGAGLYWRWDESALPYVADSSDGGNTSGVHHNAPALRQTPAAVTGASTAIGFNGTDAKVYSDRRTQVGGSYTLETWVKTGTTRGGKLLGFGNNQDRGSSQYDKHLYMTNDGRIVFGVYTGATRTITTGGTARYNDNTWHHVVATQGPGGMALYVDGVQKGTLNVTTHENFAGYWRVGGDSLGGWPERPASEFFAGQLDETAVYPTVLTPAQVQQHHALATAPAPSVVQVTAAEDTYANAGAPGTNYGSSGSLAVRGTPLYSSYLRFNLPAAPAGTVLTSATLSVKTSTMAGAGTADTVSVVPVTGAWSESGTTYANRPATGAPALGHFAGIPDGSAVHTTGLDTAAVSAALGGSYNLALTGSGADALWLWSSEAAAGEGTPRLTLTFGP; encoded by the coding sequence ATGCGTCGTAGATCCAGGTGGCTGACAACCGCCCTCGCCCTGTCCGTGACCGCAGCCGGTGCAGGCCTCGGGCCGGGCCTCGTACCGGAGGCGGCGGCCATCACGCCGCCCGTGGCCTTCACCGCCGACCCGCTTCCCACCTGGCAGCCCAACGGGGTCGTATGGGCCCTCGCCGAGGCCGGCGGGACGGTGTTCGCCGGCGGTACCTTCTCCGCCGTACGCCCGCCCGACGGGGCCGGCGGGGCCGCGCAGCAGGCCCTGAACTTCACCGCCCTCGATGCGGGGACCGGTGCGCCCACGGCCTGCAAGCTGTCCTTCACCATCGGCAGCGGCACGGCCACGGTGCGTGCGCTCGCCCTCTCGCCCGACCAGAAGACCCTGTACGCGGGCGGGTACTTCGGCGCCGTCAACGGCACCCCGGTCAGCAGTCTGGCCGCCATAGACGTGGCCACCTGCACCCCCAAGGCCTCGTTCCGGCCGGCCTTCGCCGCCACCGTCCGTGCCCTCGCCGTCACCGGCGACACCGTCTACGCGGGCGGCGACTTCCTCACGGTCGCCGGGCAGCCGCGGCACCGGTTCGCCGCCGTCGCGACCGCCGACGGGGCCCTGCGCCCCTTCACCGCCAACGCCGACGAACCCGGCCGGGCCGTCGAGGTCACCCCGGACGGAAGCAAGGTCCTGCTCGGCGGGGACTTCTTCACCGTCAACGGCACGAACACGCATGCGCTCGCCGTGGTCGACGCCACCAGCGGATCGCTCACCAAGACCTATCCCGGATTCATCGAGACCAACTCGGTGGTCAAGGACATCGCCACCGATGCCACCGGCTTCTACACCGCCAACGAGGGCACCGGCGGCGGGGTCTTCGACGGCCGGATCGCCCTCAACCTGGCCGATTTCAACCAGCGCTGGCGGGACACCTGCCTCGGCGCCACCCAGGCCGTGCTCCCGCACCGGACCGTGCTCTACAGCGCCTCGCACGCGCACGACTGCTCCAGCGTCGGCGAGTTCCCCGACGGGCGCCGCTACCACCTGCTGGCCCAGCCCACCACCGGCGTCGGCAAACTGGGCTGGGCTCCGGACACCAACGACGGCATCGGTGAGGGCATCGGCCCGCGGGTGATGTCGGTCGGCTCCAAGGGCGGAGTCGAGTACCTGTGGGTGGGCGGCGAGTTCACCACGGTCAACGGTGCGGCCCAGCAGAGTCTCACCCGGTTCGCGTCCACCGGTGACACCGGCGCACCCACCACGCCGGTGGCGAGCGCGGTCAGCTTCCGGCCCGGCCAGGTGCAGGTCCGCTGGCGCACCAGCCTCGACCTCGACGACAGCAGGCTGACCTACCGCATCTTCCGGAACGGCGCCGCCACCCCGGTCGGCACCGTCACCGCCGACTCGCTGTTCTTCCTCCGCCCGCAGGCCTCCTGGACCGACACCACGGTCGCGGCCGGCCAGACGTACACCTACCGGGTGACGGCCACCGACGCGGCGGGCAACACCAGCGCCCTGTCCGGTACCGCCGCGGTGACCGTCCCGACCGTGCCGGAGGCCTACCCGGACCGGGTCCGCTCGGACGGCGCCGGGCTGTACTGGCGCTGGGACGAATCCGCCCTGCCGTACGTCGCCGACTCCTCCGACGGCGGCAACACCAGCGGCGTCCACCACAACGCCCCGGCGCTGCGGCAGACGCCCGCGGCCGTGACCGGGGCGAGCACCGCCATCGGGTTCAACGGCACCGATGCGAAGGTGTACAGCGACCGGCGGACCCAGGTGGGCGGCAGCTACACCCTGGAGACCTGGGTGAAGACCGGCACCACCCGGGGCGGCAAACTGCTCGGCTTCGGCAACAACCAGGACCGCGGCAGCAGCCAGTACGACAAGCACCTGTACATGACCAACGACGGCCGGATCGTGTTCGGCGTCTACACCGGAGCCACCCGGACCATCACCACCGGCGGCACCGCCCGCTACAACGACAACACCTGGCACCACGTGGTCGCCACCCAGGGCCCCGGCGGGATGGCGCTGTACGTGGACGGCGTGCAGAAGGGCACCCTCAACGTCACCACCCACGAGAACTTTGCGGGCTACTGGCGGGTGGGCGGGGACAGCCTGGGCGGCTGGCCGGAGCGCCCGGCCAGTGAGTTCTTCGCCGGACAGCTCGACGAGACGGCCGTCTACCCGACCGTGCTCACCCCCGCCCAGGTGCAGCAGCACCACGCCCTGGCCACGGCCCCGGCCCCCTCGGTGGTCCAGGTCACCGCGGCCGAGGACACCTACGCCAATGCGGGCGCCCCGGGCACCAACTACGGCAGCTCCGGCTCGCTCGCCGTCCGCGGTACCCCGCTCTACTCCTCCTACCTGCGGTTCAACCTGCCGGCAGCGCCGGCCGGAACCGTGCTCACGTCGGCCACGCTCAGCGTGAAGACCAGCACCATGGCGGGCGCCGGCACCGCCGACACCGTCTCCGTGGTCCCGGTCACCGGGGCCTGGAGCGAATCGGGCACCACATACGCCAACCGACCCGCGACCGGGGCCCCGGCCCTGGGCCACTTCGCCGGCATCCCGGACGGTTCGGCGGTGCACACCACCGGACTGGACACCGCGGCCGTGTCCGCCGCCCTGGGCGGCAGCTACAACCTCGCGCTGACCGGCTCGGGGGCGGACGCGCTCTGGCTGTGGTCCTCGGAGGCCGCGGCCGGTGAAGGCACCCCGCGGCTGACCCTCACCTTCGGCCCGTAG
- a CDS encoding ArsR/SmtB family transcription factor, translated as MEPMLSEADAETVAEVMQGLASPARVRILARLLLSPCPVGDLAADLSLSQPAVSNHLRLLRHLGLVTGRRAGRSVVYELHDAHVAALLRQILAHVDHAPDATGRR; from the coding sequence ATGGAACCCATGCTCTCGGAGGCGGACGCCGAGACCGTCGCGGAGGTCATGCAGGGCCTGGCCTCCCCCGCCCGCGTGCGCATCCTGGCCCGCCTGCTGCTCTCCCCCTGCCCGGTCGGCGACCTGGCCGCCGACCTCTCCCTGAGCCAGCCGGCCGTCTCCAACCACCTCCGGCTGTTGCGCCACCTCGGGCTGGTCACCGGCCGGCGGGCCGGCCGGAGCGTGGTCTACGAGCTCCACGACGCGCATGTGGCGGCACTCCTCCGCCAGATCCTGGCGCACGTCGACCACGCTCCGGACGCTACGGGCCGAAGGTGA
- a CDS encoding heavy metal translocating P-type ATPase, translating to MTSVSEHARHSTPRDAAACGACATLTEVPARRTAQQELPAAPRPPNPESEPAAEGRDGHERAELVSALLALAAYLAGLGLRLSGASGPADIVAFGLFLAAYAFGGFFTLREALAAVRRGAFQVDSLMLIAAAGAAAIGKWEEGAVLLVLFSLGHALEGYALGRARRSVEALGELAPRTAVLLRDGETSEVPVGTLAVGDTVRVRPHTRVPADGFLLAGTGSIDQSALTGESVPADKHPVADPAAALADPAGADPGSRVFAGTVNGPGSLDIVVTRLAADNTLARVVRMVREAGERTSPTQRFTDRFQKVFVPAVLALVAVLLAAGALSGEPFTDTFYRAMAVLVAASPCALAIATPAAVLSAVGRAARGGVLVKGGAPLEEFGRLRTIAFDKTGTLTEGRPRLTDVVPGQGTSRAELLRTAVAVQQLSDHPLAQAVVRDAPAAGPVAGEATAVRAVVGRGVTGLLDGRPVHIGSLAYADTLDGPPVPAGLRARTGELARDGRTTMLVRHGDRWLGVLGLMDAPRPGAADTIARLRRLGVTRIVMLSGDDPRVAEAVGREVGVDEARGGLMPEGKAAELARLRTDGRTAMIGDGVNDAPAMAGATVGVAMGAAGSAVALETADIALMSDDLRRLPFITGLSRRASRIIRQNLWLSLGIVAVLVPATALGLGIGPAVLVHEGSTVIVVANALRLLRHRDRDGRGRAGGRGRQSLP from the coding sequence ATGACTTCAGTAAGCGAGCATGCCCGTCACAGCACTCCCCGGGACGCTGCGGCCTGCGGCGCCTGCGCCACCCTCACGGAGGTGCCGGCCCGCCGGACCGCGCAGCAGGAGCTCCCCGCCGCCCCCCGGCCGCCGAATCCCGAGTCCGAGCCCGCCGCCGAGGGGCGCGACGGCCACGAGCGCGCCGAGCTCGTCAGCGCCCTCCTCGCGCTCGCCGCCTACCTGGCCGGACTCGGCCTGCGCCTCTCCGGCGCGAGCGGGCCGGCCGACATCGTTGCCTTCGGTCTCTTCCTCGCCGCCTACGCCTTCGGCGGCTTCTTCACCCTCCGCGAGGCCCTCGCCGCCGTCCGCCGCGGCGCATTCCAGGTGGACTCCCTGATGCTGATCGCCGCGGCCGGTGCCGCCGCGATCGGAAAGTGGGAGGAGGGCGCCGTCCTGCTGGTCCTCTTCAGCCTCGGACACGCGCTGGAGGGATACGCCCTGGGGCGCGCCCGGCGCTCCGTCGAAGCCCTCGGCGAGCTCGCCCCCCGTACCGCCGTCCTGCTCCGGGACGGCGAGACCAGCGAGGTGCCGGTCGGGACACTGGCCGTCGGCGACACCGTCCGGGTCCGCCCGCACACCCGGGTCCCCGCCGACGGATTCCTCCTCGCCGGCACCGGCAGCATCGACCAGTCGGCCCTCACCGGCGAGAGCGTGCCCGCCGACAAGCACCCCGTCGCGGACCCCGCCGCCGCCCTCGCGGACCCGGCCGGCGCCGACCCCGGCAGCAGGGTCTTCGCCGGCACCGTCAACGGCCCTGGCTCCCTCGACATCGTCGTCACCCGACTCGCCGCCGACAACACCCTCGCCCGGGTGGTCCGGATGGTCCGGGAGGCCGGTGAACGGACCTCCCCCACCCAGCGGTTCACCGACCGCTTCCAGAAGGTCTTCGTCCCGGCCGTCCTCGCCCTCGTCGCCGTCCTCCTCGCCGCCGGGGCCCTCTCGGGCGAGCCCTTCACCGACACCTTCTACCGGGCCATGGCCGTCCTGGTCGCCGCCAGCCCCTGCGCCCTGGCCATCGCCACCCCGGCCGCGGTGCTCAGCGCGGTCGGGCGGGCCGCCCGGGGCGGCGTACTCGTCAAGGGCGGCGCCCCGCTGGAGGAGTTCGGCAGGCTCCGGACCATCGCCTTCGACAAGACCGGCACCCTCACCGAGGGCCGCCCGCGCCTGACCGACGTCGTGCCCGGCCAGGGCACCAGCCGCGCGGAACTGCTGCGGACCGCCGTCGCCGTCCAGCAGCTCAGCGACCACCCGCTCGCCCAGGCCGTCGTACGCGATGCGCCGGCCGCCGGCCCGGTCGCCGGGGAGGCCACGGCGGTCCGGGCGGTCGTGGGCCGCGGCGTCACCGGGCTGCTCGACGGCCGCCCGGTCCACATCGGCAGCCTGGCCTACGCCGACACGCTCGACGGGCCGCCCGTCCCGGCGGGCCTCCGGGCCCGCACCGGGGAGCTCGCCCGCGACGGCCGCACCACCATGCTGGTCCGGCACGGTGACCGCTGGCTCGGGGTGCTCGGCCTGATGGACGCACCCCGTCCGGGAGCCGCGGACACCATCGCCCGGCTGCGCCGGCTCGGCGTGACCCGCATCGTGATGCTGTCCGGGGACGACCCGCGGGTGGCGGAAGCGGTCGGCCGCGAGGTCGGCGTGGACGAGGCCCGCGGCGGCCTGATGCCCGAGGGCAAGGCCGCCGAACTGGCCCGGCTCCGTACGGACGGCCGGACCGCCATGATCGGCGACGGGGTCAACGACGCCCCGGCCATGGCCGGAGCCACGGTCGGCGTCGCGATGGGCGCGGCCGGTTCGGCGGTGGCCCTGGAGACCGCGGACATCGCCCTGATGTCGGACGATCTGCGCCGGCTGCCGTTCATCACCGGGCTCAGCCGCCGGGCGAGCCGGATCATCCGGCAGAACCTGTGGCTGAGCCTGGGCATCGTCGCCGTGCTCGTCCCGGCCACCGCCCTGGGCCTGGGCATCGGCCCGGCCGTCCTGGTCCACGAGGGCTCCACCGTGATCGTGGTGGCCAACGCCCTGCGGCTGCTGCGCCACCGGGACCGGGACGGCCGGGGCCGGGCCGGTGGCCGGGGCCGTCAGAGTCTCCCGTGA
- a CDS encoding condensation domain-containing protein — protein sequence MLQQPSSELVIAPGHAVAWRVHTATGSAGPDPYRAGALPSFNQEYHFGGCEDPVVGPRPRTDCFAGTFEIRGRLDRPALEAALLHCVRRHEALRCVFRASSGGLTVEVAAPEDVKLEAVDRGPVVSPAEARTHVERFLRATDTRRGPWFVMGAMIRAESTTVHFACDHLVTDGASMMIVLHDIATAYAAFSCGREPDLPAAGGFLDHSREERRRAAATGPDDPGLDHWKGFMARNGGLFPRFPLDLGIEPGAARPAVNTTELLLDRSGAAALEDRCRAAGVGVSAGALAAVGVSLRKEGGPEVHRALVPVGTRGRSRHAHSTGWFVNLLPVEVPVPEGADFAQTVAAARDASTRMIRGGRVPFVVVLRLLAPELAARPWPHAVNFFSYMDSRDAPGAARHAEWQSRWYTSIPSTNGMFLWLYRTDEGVYLNSVHVDTPQARRTKAALVGTLTRTMEDMAGHGRL from the coding sequence GTGCTTCAACAGCCCAGCTCCGAGCTGGTCATCGCACCCGGGCACGCCGTCGCATGGCGGGTGCACACGGCAACCGGCTCCGCCGGTCCCGATCCGTACCGCGCAGGCGCCCTGCCGTCGTTCAACCAGGAGTACCACTTCGGCGGGTGCGAGGACCCGGTGGTGGGCCCGCGCCCGCGCACCGACTGCTTCGCCGGAACCTTCGAGATCCGCGGCCGGCTCGACCGTCCGGCGCTCGAGGCCGCGCTGCTCCACTGCGTCCGCCGCCACGAGGCGCTGCGCTGTGTGTTCCGCGCCTCGTCCGGCGGTCTCACCGTCGAGGTCGCCGCGCCGGAGGACGTCAAACTGGAAGCGGTCGACCGGGGGCCGGTGGTCTCGCCCGCCGAGGCCCGCACCCATGTGGAGCGGTTCCTGCGGGCCACCGACACCCGCCGCGGGCCCTGGTTCGTGATGGGCGCGATGATCCGCGCGGAGTCGACCACGGTCCACTTCGCCTGCGACCACCTGGTGACCGACGGCGCCTCGATGATGATCGTCCTCCATGACATCGCCACCGCCTACGCGGCCTTCTCGTGCGGCCGGGAACCGGATCTGCCCGCGGCGGGCGGCTTCCTCGACCACAGCCGCGAGGAGCGCCGCCGGGCTGCGGCGACCGGACCCGACGATCCCGGGCTGGACCACTGGAAGGGGTTCATGGCCCGCAACGGCGGCCTGTTCCCGAGGTTCCCGCTGGACCTCGGGATCGAGCCCGGCGCCGCCCGCCCCGCCGTCAACACGACCGAGCTGCTGCTGGACCGCTCCGGCGCGGCGGCCCTGGAGGACCGTTGCCGGGCGGCCGGCGTGGGCGTGTCCGCCGGTGCCCTGGCCGCCGTCGGCGTCAGTCTCCGGAAGGAGGGCGGCCCCGAGGTCCACCGCGCCCTGGTACCGGTCGGCACCCGGGGCCGCAGCCGCCACGCGCACAGCACGGGATGGTTCGTCAACCTGCTCCCGGTCGAGGTCCCGGTGCCGGAGGGCGCGGACTTCGCGCAGACCGTGGCCGCCGCCCGGGACGCGTCGACCCGGATGATCAGGGGCGGTCGGGTCCCCTTCGTCGTCGTGCTGCGGCTGCTCGCCCCGGAGCTCGCCGCCCGCCCCTGGCCGCACGCGGTCAACTTCTTCTCGTACATGGACTCCAGGGACGCGCCCGGCGCAGCGCGGCACGCCGAGTGGCAGTCCCGCTGGTACACCTCGATCCCCTCGACGAACGGCATGTTCCTCTGGCTGTACCGCACCGACGAGGGGGTCTACCTGAACTCGGTCCATGTGGACACCCCGCAGGCGCGGCGTACCAAGGCGGCGCTCGTCGGGACGCTGACCCGGACGATGGAGGACATGGCCGGTCACGGGAGACTCTGA
- a CDS encoding condensation domain-containing protein — translation MLQLPVEDMEMAPGYAVEWTVSAAGTAGHPEESDPAALASYNQQDHFSVAQALRAADVGYASYIGGSFEIPGSLDRAALEAALLHLVRRHEVLRCVFREAADGPAVEVVPPQDVKLERVDVGRIGSAAEARAYVQQFLRGTDTLRGPWIVMGAMIREGSASVYFACDHLLSDGVSTPVAIHDIATAYAAYAQGREPVLPEAGGFLAHGAAERRRGEAMGPEDALLDHWKRFVARNGGQVFPSLPLDLGIEPGVPYRAVNEADTLLPAGRLEAMEARCRSVGARTSTGVLAALGVSLKREGGPDVHRALVPVSTRGRGPYEHGMGWFVNTLPVEFPVADDSDFAGVMAGAQEAMDTMRPYAGVPFVRAFDLLTADQTGPRIWPFAVSFFSYLDFRRTPGAHSHLAWKAHKYVSTTHSNGMFLWFHRNHTGLHLNSIFVDTPQARRAKAALTGTLVQTLDNIARTGRF, via the coding sequence GTGCTGCAGCTGCCCGTCGAGGACATGGAGATGGCACCCGGATACGCCGTGGAATGGACGGTGTCCGCCGCCGGAACCGCCGGGCACCCCGAGGAGTCCGATCCGGCCGCCCTCGCCTCCTACAACCAGCAGGACCACTTCTCCGTCGCCCAGGCGCTGCGCGCGGCGGACGTCGGCTACGCCTCGTACATCGGCGGCTCCTTCGAGATCCCCGGAAGCCTGGACCGTGCGGCACTCGAAGCCGCCCTGCTCCATCTGGTGCGGCGGCACGAGGTGTTGCGGTGTGTGTTCCGGGAGGCCGCCGACGGGCCCGCGGTGGAGGTCGTGCCGCCGCAGGACGTGAAGCTCGAACGCGTCGACGTGGGGCGGATCGGCTCCGCGGCCGAAGCCCGGGCCTACGTACAGCAGTTCCTCCGGGGCACCGACACTCTGCGGGGGCCCTGGATCGTCATGGGCGCGATGATCCGTGAGGGGTCCGCCTCGGTCTACTTCGCCTGTGACCACCTGCTGAGCGACGGGGTTTCCACCCCCGTCGCCATCCATGACATCGCCACGGCCTACGCGGCGTACGCCCAGGGCCGGGAGCCGGTCCTCCCCGAGGCGGGCGGCTTCCTCGCCCACGGTGCCGCCGAGCGGCGCCGCGGCGAGGCCATGGGCCCCGAGGATGCACTGCTGGACCACTGGAAGCGGTTCGTCGCCCGCAACGGCGGACAGGTCTTCCCGTCGCTCCCCCTGGACCTGGGGATCGAGCCGGGAGTGCCGTACCGCGCCGTCAACGAGGCGGACACGCTGCTGCCCGCCGGCCGCCTCGAGGCGATGGAGGCCCGCTGCCGCTCGGTGGGCGCCAGGACGTCCACCGGGGTGCTGGCCGCGCTCGGTGTCAGCCTCAAGCGGGAAGGCGGGCCGGATGTCCACCGGGCCCTCGTACCGGTCAGCACCCGCGGCCGGGGCCCGTACGAACACGGCATGGGCTGGTTCGTGAACACGCTGCCCGTCGAGTTCCCGGTGGCCGACGATTCCGACTTCGCCGGCGTCATGGCGGGCGCCCAGGAGGCGATGGACACGATGCGGCCGTATGCCGGCGTTCCGTTCGTCCGCGCCTTCGATCTGCTGACAGCCGATCAGACCGGGCCGCGGATCTGGCCGTTCGCCGTCAGCTTCTTCTCCTACCTGGACTTCAGGAGGACGCCGGGGGCGCACAGCCACCTCGCGTGGAAGGCGCACAAGTACGTCTCCACCACGCACAGCAACGGCATGTTCCTCTGGTTCCACCGCAACCACACCGGTCTCCACCTGAACTCCATCTTCGTGGACACCCCCCAGGCCCGCCGGGCCAAGGCGGCCCTCACCGGGACCCTCGTGCAGACCCTCGACAACATCGCCCGGACCGGCCGGTTCTGA